A single genomic interval of Amycolatopsis albispora harbors:
- a CDS encoding molybdopterin cofactor-binding domain-containing protein, with the protein MSVDLRYSTPAHNHNAIEPHATTAIWDGDRLTLHEATQGIDWVRRHLAHRFGVPVAGIRVLAPFVGGGFGGKGAVWAGTVLTALAARVTGRPVRMLLSRESVYRTVGGRTPSTQRVALGAEPDGRLTSLIHTSVTQTGSGAAARSR; encoded by the coding sequence GTGTCGGTGGACCTGCGTTACTCCACGCCCGCGCACAACCACAACGCGATCGAGCCGCACGCCACCACCGCGATCTGGGACGGCGACCGGCTGACCCTGCACGAGGCCACGCAGGGCATCGACTGGGTGCGGCGGCACCTGGCGCACCGGTTCGGCGTGCCGGTGGCCGGGATCCGCGTGCTCGCCCCGTTCGTCGGCGGCGGGTTCGGCGGCAAGGGCGCGGTCTGGGCGGGCACCGTGCTGACCGCGCTCGCCGCCAGGGTGACCGGACGGCCGGTGCGCATGCTGCTCAGCCGCGAGAGCGTCTACCGCACGGTCGGCGGGCGCACGCCGTCCACGCAGCGGGTCGCGCTCGGGGCCGAGCCCGACGGGCGGCTGACCTCGCTCATCCACACCAGCGTCACGCAGACCGGCAGCGGGGCGGCGGCCCGGAGCAGGTGA